A region of Streptomyces sp. TG1A-60 DNA encodes the following proteins:
- a CDS encoding protein phosphatase 2C domain-containing protein: MRTELVSEPGDPTRPNEDFASVALPAEGQGGTLVLIDGVTPPPGEYGCRHSVAWFTSRLGGALIELSASRRDFPLTEALSRAISRTAQAHAQTCDLSHPRTPQATVVLARWSPLAVEYLVLSDSALLFEGPAGTVTAVLDDRLSRLPRSSLATAAVADATVRNKEGGFWTAAADPEVAARAVTGSVPREGVRSLLALTDGTSRWVEKFREGGWEDCVALVRKVGVRGLVERVRELEAADAAREFLGRSKTHDDASAAYVEF; the protein is encoded by the coding sequence ATGCGCACTGAACTCGTCTCGGAGCCCGGCGACCCCACCCGCCCCAACGAGGACTTCGCGTCGGTCGCCCTGCCCGCGGAGGGGCAGGGCGGCACCCTGGTCCTGATCGACGGCGTGACCCCGCCGCCCGGCGAATACGGGTGCCGACATTCGGTCGCGTGGTTCACGTCCCGCCTCGGCGGCGCTTTGATCGAACTGTCCGCTTCCCGCCGAGACTTCCCCTTGACCGAAGCGCTCTCCCGGGCGATTTCTCGTACCGCGCAGGCCCACGCCCAAACCTGTGACCTTTCTCACCCGAGGACTCCCCAGGCCACCGTGGTTCTGGCGCGGTGGTCGCCCCTGGCCGTGGAGTACCTGGTGCTGTCGGACTCGGCCCTGCTGTTCGAGGGGCCGGCGGGCACGGTGACGGCGGTCCTGGACGACCGCCTGTCCCGGCTGCCGCGGTCCTCGCTGGCGACAGCCGCCGTCGCCGACGCGACCGTCCGGAACAAGGAGGGCGGCTTCTGGACAGCGGCGGCGGATCCGGAGGTCGCGGCGCGGGCGGTGACGGGGTCCGTCCCCCGCGAAGGGGTCCGCTCACTGCTCGCGTTGACGGACGGGACGAGCCGGTGGGTCGAGAAGTTCCGGGAGGGCGGCTGGGAGGACTGCGTCGCACTCGTACGGAAGGTGGGGGTGCGGGGGCTGGTGGAGCGGGTGCGCGAGCTCGAAGCGGCGGACGCCGCCCGGGAGTTCCTGGGGCGGAGCAAGACGCACGACGACGCGAGCGCGGCGTACGTGGAGTTCTGA
- a CDS encoding MarR family transcriptional regulator, protein MHDEGGNGDEGGAGAGMPIGGTDQAFLALERELTVLLRRARAKSGEMARAVHPDLESAAYGLLARLDEAGRLRATELAAYIGVGKATMSRQLRALEHLGLIAREPDPADGRAWLVHLTQEGRARFRAVRDARRVAYVRQLAGWDRGEVAQLARLLHRLNRGVDG, encoded by the coding sequence GTGCACGACGAGGGCGGAAACGGCGACGAGGGCGGTGCCGGGGCCGGCATGCCGATCGGTGGTACGGACCAGGCCTTCCTCGCCCTGGAACGGGAGCTGACGGTCCTGCTGCGGCGGGCCCGCGCCAAGTCCGGGGAGATGGCCCGCGCCGTCCACCCCGACCTGGAGTCCGCCGCCTACGGCCTGCTCGCCCGACTCGACGAGGCCGGCCGCCTCCGCGCCACCGAACTCGCCGCCTACATCGGCGTCGGCAAGGCCACCATGTCCCGTCAGCTCCGCGCCCTCGAACACCTCGGTCTCATCGCCCGCGAACCCGACCCCGCCGACGGCCGCGCCTGGCTCGTCCACCTCACACAGGAGGGCCGGGCCCGCTTCCGCGCGGTCCGGGACGCGCGCCGGGTCGCGTACGTACGGCAGTTGGCGGGCTGGGACCGGGGCGAGGTGGCGCAACTGGCGCGGCTGCTGCACCGGCTGAACCGAGGGGTGGACGGCTGA